Proteins encoded in a region of the Prunus persica cultivar Lovell chromosome G4, Prunus_persica_NCBIv2, whole genome shotgun sequence genome:
- the LOC18781479 gene encoding pirin-like protein, whose product MPEREVVKKPRLVVRKFLARPQHEGVGAVVRRSIGRFELKYFDPFLVLDEFSVSAPAGFPDHPHRGFETVTYMLQGAVTHEDFEGHKGTIGAGDLQWMTAGRGIVHSEMPAAQGTQKGLQLWINLSSKHKMIEPKYQEMLSKDIKEAAKDGVKVRVIAGEALGTKSPIYTRTPTMYLDFTLKSGAILQQPIQISWNAFVYVLEGEGIFGSPKSLPVTAHHLLLLGSGDGLEAWNKSSKPLRFILIGGEPLGEPITQYGPFVMNTQEEIDQTIDDFDNCVNGFEKARHWSSGDALSLDF is encoded by the exons ATGCCTGAGAGAGAAGTTGTCAAAAAACCTCGTCTTGTGGTGAGGAAGTTCTTGGCTAGGCCTCAACATGAAGGAGTTGGGGCAGTTGTTAGAAGGAGCATTGGGAG GTTTGAGCTGAAATACTTTGATCCTTTTCTTGTTCTGGATGAGTTCTCAG TTTCTGCTCCTGCTGGGTTTCCTGATCATCCACACAGAG GGTTTGAGACAGTGACCTACATGTTGCAG GGAGCTGTCACACATGAAGACTTTGAAGGGCACAAAGGGACAATAGGAGCCGGTGACTTACAATGGATGACCGCAGGAAGAGGTATTGTTCATTCAGAAATGCCTGCGGCCCAGGGAACCCAAAAGGGTTTGCAGTTGTGGATAAACCTCTCCTCCAAACATAAAAT GATTGAGCCAAAGTACCAAGAAATGCTGAGCAAGGACATTAAAGAGGCTGCAAAAGATGGGGTGAAAGTTAGGGTAATAGCTGGAGAGGCCTTGGGAACAAAGTCACCAATTTACACAAGGACCCCAACCATGTACTTGGACTTCACTCTGAAATCAGGGGCTATTTTGCAACAGCCAATACAAATATCATGGAATGCATTTGTGTATGTGTTGGAGGGTgagggtatttttggaagtcCAAAATCTTTGCCAGTGACAGCccaccatcttcttcttcttggatCTGGGGATGGCTTGGAGGCATGGAACAAATCTTCCAAGCCCCTTAGATTTATCTTAATTGGAGGTGAACCTCTGGGTGAGCCAATAACACAATATGGGCCATTTGTGATGAACACACAAGAAGAGATTGACCAAACCATTGATGATTTTGACAATTGTGTCAATGGATTTGAGAAGGCAAGACATTGGAGTTCTGGAGATGCACTTAGCCTTgatttttag